From a single Podarcis raffonei isolate rPodRaf1 chromosome 10, rPodRaf1.pri, whole genome shotgun sequence genomic region:
- the CBX7 gene encoding chromobox protein homolog 7, with translation MELSAIGEQVFAVESIRKKRIRKGKVEYLVKWKGWPPKYSTWEPEDHILDPRLVMAYEEKEEKDRASGYRKRGPKPKRLLLQRLYSMDLRSAHKGKEKLCFSLSRRFGGGGNSLAKGGQTELPEKSGATVLPFPLRKQSKNQKYLRLSRKKFTRMASLENRNRRREFFLKEPVALEERQTPSDWDEATQPASKEVSSEAAEGNLSWSPALPPNEVTVTDITANSITVTFREAQMAEGFFRDRSIPF, from the exons ATGGAGCTTTCCGCTATCGGGGAGCAGGTGTTTGCGGTGGAAAGCATCAGGAAGAAGCGCATAAGGAAG GGTAAAGTGGAATATCTTGTGAAATGGAAAGGATGGCCCCCCAA ATACAGCACATGGGAGCCAGAGGATCACATTCTTGACCCTCGCCTGGTGATGGCTTATGAAGAGAA GGAAGAGAAAGATCGCGCCTCAGGTTACAGGAAGAGAGGCCCCAAACCAAAACGTCTCTTGCTGCAG AGGCTGTATAGCATGGACCTGCGAAGCGCacacaaagggaaagagaaactcTGCTTTTCTCTGTCACGGCGGTTTGGGGGAGGAGGAAACAGCCTAGCCAAGGGAGGGCAGACCGAGCTGCCTGAGAAGAGTGGAGCGACTGTCTTGCCCTTCCCGCTTCGGAAGCAGAGCAAGAACCAGAAGTACCTGCGCCTTTCGAGGAAGAAGTTCACCCGCATGGCGAGCCTGGAGAATCGGAACCGCCGGCGGGAGTTCTTCCTGAAGGAGCCAGTGgcgttggaggagaggcagacccCCAGCGACTGGGATGAGGCCACGCAACCTGCCAGCAAAGAAG TGAGCTCCGAGGCAGCAGAAGGCAATCTTTCCTGGAGCCCCGCCCTGCCGCCAAATGAAGTGACAGTGACGGACATCACAGCAAACTCCATTACCGTGACTTTCAGAGAAGCACAAATGGCAGAGGGCTTCTTCCGAGACAGGAGCATCCCATTCTGA